A portion of the Bacillus oleivorans genome contains these proteins:
- a CDS encoding metallophosphoesterase translates to MFGWILTILLVSLLTIVFYKGYKNTKRVVINQITIDSSNKSSKNSNTRPFRILHLSDLHLENISISPKELYETLKDEPIDLIAVTGDFLDRKRTIPKLKPYLQVLNQLAPEYGIYAVFGNHDYVLRKKNFQELKKVLEEYNCKTMQNENDTLMIEGRKLHIIGIDDYSTKRSQIEKSYENIENGYNLVLTHDPNVVLGMKDYHYDYLLSGHFHGGQIHWPKPFHLVKMGKLVRMNMVKGLHQHDGKTFYISEGLGQTALNIRLGSRPEITIHSIMLPFTKDEREVEAV, encoded by the coding sequence ATGTTTGGTTGGATTTTAACCATTTTATTGGTTAGTTTACTAACTATTGTCTTTTACAAAGGCTATAAAAATACAAAACGTGTTGTCATCAACCAGATTACTATAGATTCTTCAAATAAATCTTCTAAGAACTCTAACACTCGCCCATTCCGTATCTTACATTTGTCCGATCTTCACCTTGAAAATATTTCGATTTCACCTAAAGAACTTTATGAAACTTTAAAAGATGAGCCAATTGATTTAATTGCAGTAACTGGCGACTTTTTAGATCGAAAAAGAACGATTCCTAAATTAAAACCATATTTGCAGGTATTAAATCAATTAGCGCCTGAATACGGAATATATGCGGTGTTTGGAAATCACGATTATGTTTTAAGAAAGAAGAATTTCCAAGAGCTTAAGAAGGTTCTAGAGGAATACAACTGTAAAACGATGCAAAATGAAAATGATACCCTTATGATTGAAGGCAGAAAGCTTCATATTATCGGGATTGATGACTATAGTACAAAACGCAGTCAAATCGAAAAATCCTATGAAAATATTGAAAATGGATATAATCTCGTATTAACCCATGATCCTAACGTAGTTCTTGGGATGAAGGACTATCACTATGATTACCTGCTTTCTGGTCATTTTCATGGCGGTCAGATTCATTGGCCAAAGCCATTTCATCTTGTAAAAATGGGAAAACTCGTAAGAATGAATATGGTCAAAGGCTTGCATCAGCATGATGGCAAAACGTTTTATATTAGTGAAGGACTTGGCCAGACAGCCTTAAATATCCGCTTAGGCAGCCGTCCTGAAATCACGATTCACAGCATTATGCTTCCTTTCACAAAAGACGAAAGAGAAGTAGAAGCAGTTTAA
- a CDS encoding DUF4367 domain-containing protein — protein MKEQKHDLRYKFKSEADQALFQSIDFTSKMKEDIRREIDSKKRRWNHPISFLAAAAILCFSLLTFSYFTMSDHAKPENNPKPEEPNTLIGNEDEDILNPIAGPERETQELNSPEEAKEVLGEAILLPAYIPKGYSLEHVQTLGEKKVIMTYLSGDQSYLIIIENAENQQPFVNYEKVQIQNTTGYLYETEYDSELHFYADGFHYMISGLISKEEVIKVAEGLQ, from the coding sequence ATGAAGGAGCAGAAACACGACTTACGGTATAAATTTAAGTCAGAAGCAGATCAAGCTTTGTTTCAATCAATCGATTTCACCTCCAAGATGAAAGAGGATATCCGCAGAGAAATAGACTCTAAGAAAAGAAGATGGAATCATCCAATTTCCTTTTTGGCTGCTGCAGCAATTCTATGTTTCTCTTTACTGACATTTTCGTACTTTACAATGTCCGATCATGCGAAACCAGAGAATAATCCAAAGCCTGAGGAACCTAATACTTTAATCGGCAATGAAGACGAAGACATCTTAAACCCGATTGCAGGTCCTGAAAGAGAAACTCAGGAATTAAATTCTCCTGAAGAAGCCAAAGAAGTACTAGGTGAAGCGATCCTTCTTCCCGCCTATATACCTAAAGGCTACTCCCTTGAACACGTTCAGACCCTTGGTGAAAAAAAGGTGATCATGACGTATCTTTCAGGTGACCAATCTTATTTAATCATTATCGAAAATGCAGAAAACCAGCAGCCCTTTGTCAACTATGAAAAAGTACAGATTCAAAACACAACAGGATATTTGTACGAAACCGAATATGATTCAGAGCTACATTTTTATGCTGATGGCTTTCATTATATGATAAGCGGTCTGATTAGCAAGGAAGAGGTTATCAAAGTGGCTGAGGGACTTCAATAA
- a CDS encoding ribonucleotide-diphosphate reductase subunit beta: MTIVQKRKLMDETAPNASTGIINGRSSNVLNWDDVRFPWAYPKYKTMLANFWTPFEINMSKDIKQFPTLTQDEQETFLKVIGLLALLDSIQTDYAGKVADYLTDSSLHAIMIILAQQEVVHNHSYSYVLSSIVSKSKQDEVFDYWRNEPVLKKRNEFVTKGYEDFVENPNVENLLKSVIYDVILEGLFFYSGFAFFYNLARNQKMLATSTMINYINRDEQIHVGLFEKIFKEVLKENPEYDTEELKVFGTETFKVAAELEIEWGRTIIGSKIAGILMQELEAYIKFMANKRAKQLGFPPPFEGYRTNPLKWIIAYQEVDLGKTDFFEQKSRQYTKASEVNGFDEL, translated from the coding sequence ATGACAATTGTACAAAAACGAAAGCTGATGGATGAAACGGCTCCCAATGCATCGACCGGAATTATCAATGGAAGAAGCTCAAACGTCTTAAACTGGGATGACGTCCGGTTCCCATGGGCCTATCCAAAATATAAAACAATGCTAGCGAATTTCTGGACGCCATTCGAAATCAACATGTCTAAAGATATTAAACAATTTCCGACTTTAACCCAAGATGAACAGGAAACCTTTTTAAAAGTCATTGGTTTATTAGCTTTGCTAGACAGTATTCAAACTGATTATGCAGGCAAAGTAGCGGATTATTTAACAGATTCAAGCCTGCATGCGATTATGATTATTCTTGCCCAGCAAGAAGTGGTTCATAATCATTCCTACAGCTACGTTTTATCCAGTATTGTATCGAAAAGTAAGCAAGATGAAGTGTTTGATTACTGGCGAAACGAACCTGTGCTAAAGAAGCGAAATGAGTTTGTGACAAAAGGCTATGAAGACTTTGTAGAAAATCCTAATGTTGAAAACCTTTTAAAGTCAGTAATTTATGATGTCATCTTAGAAGGGCTCTTCTTTTACTCAGGCTTTGCTTTCTTTTATAACTTGGCCCGTAACCAGAAAATGCTCGCAACCAGCACGATGATTAATTATATCAACCGAGATGAACAAATTCATGTCGGGCTGTTTGAAAAAATCTTTAAAGAGGTTTTAAAAGAAAATCCTGAATACGATACCGAAGAGTTAAAGGTATTTGGTACCGAGACTTTTAAAGTCGCAGCTGAACTAGAAATCGAATGGGGCCGAACGATTATTGGCAGCAAAATTGCCGGAATTCTGATGCAAGAATTAGAAGCCTACATTAAATTTATGGCCAATAAACGGGCGAAACAATTAGGTTTTCCCCCTCCTTTCGAAGGCTACCGGACGAATCCGCTTAAATGGATCATTGCTTATCAGGAAGTAGACCTCGGAAAGACCGACTTCTTTGAACAAAAGTCGCGGCAGTATACGAAAGCTTCTGAGGTTAATGGGTTTGATGAGTTGTAA
- a CDS encoding alkaline phosphatase family protein: MIQNKPIIMLMIDSLMNPPLQEALKNGRAKALQFFAENGQYIPDIVSPFPTMSVNVDSTLLTGVYSDQHKVPGLVWYHKNENRIVNYGSHVRELYRLGTKQSVEDIFYRLNNRHLAKEQKTIHEILKDSGKPTASINTLIYRGSEPTQIKVPFLLSLVTGLKRRFTVTAPAYLSYGAMSKQNPQNPAFIWQKYGFNNKFALNELKYLINENELPDFTLVYLSDSDKRFHKNGPMDVAAIEKTDQQLQSLLNTFPSWEKAIEDYIWVILGDNGQAWVDSKKSNALIDLRSLLNSYKIPKLKATISAEDEIVLGVNERMSFIYTLHPNQIPLNEIAEILQKDSRIDVIAWNEECKINVISGIREGKLTYQPDGNLADPYGQMWSIEGESGILDLSIEGNRINEGDYPDALQRLYASFHSHEGDYLVVSAKPGYEFIGEGSPTHVGGASHGGLHKQDSQVAMIVTGTNKLPKYNRIKDIKDWVLDLLT; this comes from the coding sequence ATGATTCAAAACAAACCTATTATCATGCTTATGATAGATTCTTTAATGAATCCTCCTTTGCAGGAAGCCCTAAAAAATGGGAGGGCAAAGGCCCTTCAGTTTTTTGCTGAAAATGGCCAATACATTCCCGATATAGTCAGCCCGTTTCCGACGATGTCTGTGAATGTAGACAGTACACTGTTAACCGGAGTTTATAGTGATCAGCATAAAGTACCGGGGTTGGTTTGGTATCATAAAAATGAGAATCGGATTGTTAATTATGGGAGTCATGTACGAGAACTATATAGACTTGGAACTAAACAGTCCGTTGAGGATATTTTTTATCGTTTAAACAACCGGCATTTAGCAAAAGAACAAAAGACGATCCATGAAATTCTAAAGGACTCGGGAAAACCAACTGCTTCGATTAATACCTTAATATATCGAGGCAGTGAGCCAACACAAATAAAAGTTCCGTTTCTGCTGTCGCTCGTAACGGGATTAAAAAGGAGGTTTACCGTAACAGCTCCTGCTTATTTGTCATATGGGGCAATGTCAAAACAGAACCCGCAAAATCCCGCTTTCATTTGGCAAAAATATGGATTTAATAATAAATTTGCCCTCAATGAACTCAAGTATTTAATCAATGAGAATGAGCTGCCGGATTTTACTTTAGTGTACCTTTCGGATTCAGACAAAAGATTTCATAAAAACGGACCAATGGATGTCGCAGCCATTGAAAAAACAGACCAGCAACTTCAATCTTTATTGAATACCTTCCCTTCTTGGGAAAAAGCCATCGAAGATTATATTTGGGTTATCCTTGGAGATAATGGCCAGGCATGGGTTGATTCGAAGAAAAGCAATGCTCTAATTGACCTGAGAAGTTTGCTCAACTCCTATAAAATTCCAAAGTTAAAAGCAACCATTTCCGCAGAGGACGAGATTGTTTTGGGTGTCAATGAAAGAATGTCCTTTATCTATACGCTACATCCAAATCAGATTCCGTTAAATGAAATAGCTGAAATCTTACAAAAGGATTCGAGAATCGATGTGATTGCCTGGAATGAAGAATGTAAAATTAATGTGATTTCTGGAATTCGTGAAGGAAAGCTTACGTATCAGCCTGACGGGAATCTAGCCGATCCATACGGACAGATGTGGTCAATCGAAGGGGAGTCTGGCATCTTAGATTTATCAATTGAAGGGAATCGTATCAATGAAGGAGACTATCCGGATGCTTTACAGCGGCTTTATGCATCCTTTCATTCGCATGAAGGCGATTATTTGGTGGTGAGTGCAAAACCGGGTTATGAATTTATTGGTGAAGGGTCTCCCACTCATGTTGGAGGAGCGAGTCATGGAGGATTGCATAAGCAGGACTCACAGGTTGCGATGATTGTAACCGGAACGAACAAATTACCTAAGTATAACCGAATTAAGGATATAAAGGATTGGGTCTTAGACTTGCTTACGTAG
- a CDS encoding endonuclease/exonuclease/phosphatase family protein, which translates to MKVSVMTFNIHHGRGTDRRLDLNRIAEMIRKSNADLIGLNEVDRFFSKRSMYRDQISWLAEQLQMEYAFSPSITLKSKNSETARQYGNALLSKFKILKNKSTHIHSSSKFREGRSILETVIEIDSQPLQVLVTHISFNPSSRRKQIQHILKFVELNPLPTVVMGDWNMNPGSKSWRTVAKIMHDVWNISGEDRGFTYPSYRPRKRLDYLFISEDIKVIDTEVVDFMPEASDHLPVLAKLELSTL; encoded by the coding sequence GTGAAAGTTTCCGTAATGACCTTTAACATCCATCATGGAAGAGGAACTGACCGTAGGCTAGACCTAAATCGGATTGCAGAAATGATTCGTAAAAGTAATGCGGATCTCATTGGATTAAATGAAGTTGACCGATTTTTTTCAAAACGAAGTATGTATAGGGATCAAATCAGCTGGCTCGCTGAACAATTACAGATGGAGTACGCATTTAGCCCATCGATTACCTTAAAATCTAAAAATAGTGAAACCGCACGGCAATATGGCAATGCCCTTTTATCAAAGTTCAAGATTTTGAAAAATAAAAGCACCCATATTCACTCTTCTTCAAAATTTAGGGAAGGCAGATCAATCCTAGAAACGGTTATTGAAATCGATAGTCAGCCATTGCAAGTACTTGTGACCCATATAAGTTTTAATCCCTCATCACGCAGAAAACAGATTCAGCATATACTAAAATTTGTTGAGCTCAATCCCCTTCCCACCGTTGTTATGGGTGATTGGAATATGAATCCGGGGTCTAAAAGCTGGAGGACGGTAGCGAAGATCATGCACGATGTCTGGAACATATCTGGAGAGGATCGAGGATTTACCTATCCATCTTATCGTCCAAGGAAACGGCTGGATTACCTATTTATTAGTGAAGATATTAAGGTGATTGATACAGAAGTGGTGGATTTTATGCCAGAAGCTTCGGATCATTTGCCTGTTCTGGCGAAATTGGAATTGTCAACTCTATAA
- a CDS encoding YkoP family protein, with amino-acid sequence MRLRLYFISLWSIVDPIYYYFTRLRYLDSPAGSPPIFRVRLTKYKGRNVVLSDGTAINRNDILVKIHLHNVRLLKDLNEIHNDVKKSVILYHKVKQSLPYLSRYIERHGKKSEIKGIIGITFINKGIKRLGFEQVEILNPFYKWYKLMTLYPIHLISGSHSSLKGNKKPCPSYLFMSKDGLISKYGNQE; translated from the coding sequence ATGAGATTGAGACTTTATTTTATATCCTTATGGAGTATTGTGGATCCGATTTATTATTACTTCACCAGGTTAAGATACCTTGATTCTCCTGCTGGTTCACCACCAATTTTTCGGGTCAGGCTGACCAAGTATAAAGGAAGAAATGTGGTACTTTCCGATGGGACTGCGATCAACCGTAATGATATTTTAGTGAAGATTCATTTGCATAATGTTCGTTTGCTCAAAGACTTAAATGAAATTCACAATGATGTAAAAAAATCGGTAATTTTATACCATAAAGTAAAACAATCCTTACCGTATCTATCCCGCTATATCGAGAGACATGGAAAAAAAAGCGAAATCAAAGGAATTATAGGGATTACCTTTATTAATAAGGGTATCAAGCGCTTAGGATTTGAACAGGTTGAAATTTTAAATCCATTTTATAAATGGTATAAGCTTATGACCCTTTATCCGATTCATCTTATTTCAGGGTCCCATTCATCCTTAAAAGGCAATAAAAAGCCTTGTCCAAGCTATCTTTTTATGTCAAAAGACGGTCTAATCAGTAAATATGGAAATCAAGAATAA
- a CDS encoding sigma-70 family RNA polymerase sigma factor yields MERPFQEKKDQHFSTDPAEALEQIMDDFGSLVLKTAFFYVKDRHLSEDITQEVFIRAFKNWSHFRGASSVKTWIIRITINLCKDKLGLKTMTSERPTSPFLLQANGYGHVEEEVLQRIKQTEILKHIMNLPPHYQEVIYLYYYLDFSTAEISSAIETPEGTVRGRLHRARQVLKEQLEKEGLSK; encoded by the coding sequence ATGGAGAGGCCTTTCCAAGAAAAAAAAGACCAACACTTCTCAACAGATCCTGCGGAAGCACTTGAACAAATAATGGACGACTTTGGTTCACTTGTGTTAAAGACTGCCTTCTTTTATGTAAAGGATCGGCATCTATCCGAAGATATTACCCAAGAGGTGTTTATTCGCGCCTTCAAAAATTGGAGTCATTTCCGCGGAGCTAGCAGTGTGAAGACGTGGATCATCAGAATCACGATAAATCTTTGCAAAGATAAACTTGGGTTAAAAACCATGACATCAGAACGGCCAACCAGTCCCTTTTTACTGCAAGCGAATGGGTACGGGCATGTGGAAGAAGAGGTATTACAGCGAATTAAACAAACGGAAATATTGAAACATATTATGAACCTTCCCCCGCATTATCAAGAGGTCATCTACCTATATTATTATCTTGATTTTTCTACAGCTGAAATAAGTAGCGCGATTGAAACGCCAGAAGGTACAGTTCGCGGGAGACTGCACAGAGCGAGACAAGTGTTAAAAGAGCAGTTAGAAAAGGAGGGGTTAAGTAAATGA
- a CDS encoding ribonucleoside-diphosphate reductase subunit alpha: protein MTTLITGSDISLPKTNSSDELQICLNQLARQFPELEFTEYQDKMYQLLQLDLNGTAAQIIDWMILTAVEQISAADPNWTYAAATLYTKKLYRKAAQSRKYQEEQQYGSFYQLIKELIGLGIYDETLLENYSKEEIKQLEDIIDPTKDDLFTYIGIVTLAERYLAKSHDGKVYELPQERFMLIAMTIMKNEPKEKRIELIKEAYWALSNLYMTVATPTLANAGKSYGQLSSCFIDTVDDSLRGIYDSNTDIANLSKNGGGIGVYLGKIRSRGSDIKGFKGVSSGVIPWMKQLNNTAVSVDQLGQRQGAIAVYLDVWHKDIFAFLDTRLNNGDERQRTHDLFTGVSIPDLFMEQVQKREDWYLFDPHEVRKVMGYSLEDYFDEVPEGGSFREKYRECVNHPLISKEKVPAIEIFKSIMVSQLETGTPFMFYRDTVNRANPNKHKGMIYCSNLCTEIMQNMSPTVVTEEKVEDGSIIIVKKPGDFVVCNLSSISLAKSVMDDVLERLISIQVRMLDNVIDINSIPVLQAQMTNQKYRSIGLGTFGWHHLLALKGIKWESEEAVQYADELYEEIGYLTIKASKELAKEKGAYPYFEGSDWQTGAYFTEKDYASLRWEALKEDIQKYGIRNGYLMAVAPNSSTSIIAGSTASIDPIFRQEYSEEKKDYKIPVTAPDLSPKTRWYYKSAYHIDQHWSIRQNAKRQRHVDQAISFNFYVSNEIKAKALLDLHMDAWRSGLKTTYYVRSTSSAVIEECESCQ from the coding sequence ATGACTACTTTAATTACAGGATCAGACATATCATTGCCAAAAACAAATTCATCAGATGAGCTGCAAATATGTTTGAATCAACTGGCTCGTCAATTTCCTGAATTAGAATTCACTGAATATCAGGATAAAATGTATCAGCTTTTGCAGCTGGATTTAAACGGAACAGCCGCACAAATTATTGACTGGATGATTTTGACCGCAGTAGAACAGATTAGTGCAGCAGATCCAAACTGGACTTATGCAGCAGCCACTCTCTATACAAAAAAGCTTTACCGGAAAGCGGCCCAATCTAGAAAATATCAGGAAGAACAACAGTACGGATCATTTTACCAGTTAATAAAAGAACTAATCGGGCTGGGAATTTATGATGAAACATTATTAGAAAACTATTCAAAAGAAGAAATCAAACAGTTAGAAGACATAATAGACCCAACAAAAGATGACTTATTTACATACATTGGGATTGTTACACTCGCAGAACGGTACTTGGCCAAGTCACATGATGGAAAAGTGTATGAACTTCCACAGGAACGATTTATGTTAATTGCCATGACAATTATGAAAAATGAACCGAAAGAAAAACGAATCGAACTCATTAAAGAGGCATACTGGGCTTTATCCAATCTTTATATGACAGTAGCGACTCCGACACTTGCCAATGCCGGAAAAAGCTATGGCCAGCTTTCGAGTTGTTTTATTGATACGGTCGATGACAGTTTAAGAGGAATTTATGATTCAAATACAGATATCGCTAACTTGAGTAAAAATGGCGGCGGAATCGGGGTTTATTTAGGAAAAATCCGGAGCCGGGGCAGTGACATTAAAGGCTTTAAAGGAGTCAGCTCAGGTGTAATTCCTTGGATGAAGCAGTTAAACAATACGGCAGTCTCTGTTGATCAGCTTGGCCAAAGACAAGGAGCAATCGCTGTATATTTGGATGTTTGGCATAAAGATATATTTGCCTTTCTGGATACCCGATTAAATAACGGTGACGAAAGACAACGAACCCATGATCTATTCACAGGCGTAAGTATTCCGGACCTATTTATGGAACAGGTTCAAAAAAGAGAAGACTGGTATTTATTTGACCCCCATGAGGTACGCAAGGTAATGGGTTATTCGTTGGAAGACTATTTTGACGAAGTCCCAGAAGGAGGATCCTTCCGGGAAAAATATCGGGAATGCGTGAACCATCCACTTATCTCAAAAGAAAAGGTACCTGCGATTGAAATCTTTAAATCTATTATGGTTTCCCAGCTGGAAACCGGTACACCATTTATGTTTTACCGGGACACTGTTAACCGTGCCAATCCGAATAAACATAAAGGCATGATTTATTGCAGCAATCTTTGTACAGAAATTATGCAAAATATGAGCCCTACTGTTGTAACCGAGGAAAAAGTAGAAGACGGCAGTATTATCATTGTGAAAAAGCCAGGTGATTTTGTCGTTTGTAATCTATCCTCGATTTCATTAGCTAAGAGTGTGATGGATGATGTGCTGGAAAGACTAATCAGCATTCAGGTGAGAATGTTAGACAATGTGATTGATATTAATTCTATCCCTGTGTTACAGGCGCAAATGACAAATCAAAAATACCGTTCGATTGGTCTTGGTACATTTGGCTGGCATCATTTATTAGCCTTAAAAGGAATCAAATGGGAAAGCGAGGAAGCGGTTCAATATGCGGACGAGCTCTACGAAGAGATTGGCTATCTAACCATTAAAGCAAGCAAGGAGCTGGCAAAAGAAAAAGGAGCGTATCCTTATTTTGAAGGATCAGATTGGCAAACAGGAGCCTATTTTACTGAAAAAGACTATGCTTCTTTGAGATGGGAAGCTTTAAAAGAGGATATTCAGAAATATGGTATTCGAAATGGATACCTAATGGCAGTCGCGCCAAATTCCTCAACCTCGATTATTGCAGGGTCAACAGCCAGTATCGATCCAATCTTTAGACAGGAATATTCCGAAGAGAAGAAGGATTATAAAATCCCAGTAACAGCACCAGATCTTTCACCAAAAACGAGATGGTATTATAAATCGGCTTATCATATTGATCAGCATTGGAGTATCAGACAAAATGCAAAGCGCCAGCGTCATGTGGACCAAGCGATTTCTTTTAACTTTTATGTCTCAAATGAGATCAAAGCAAAAGCTCTATTAGACCTGCATATGGATGCTTGGCGTTCTGGTTTAAAAACAACTTATTACGTTCGATCCACATCAAGTGCTGTTATTGAAGAATGTGAGAGCTGCCAATAA
- a CDS encoding S8 family peptidase, giving the protein MKKLFAIVLSFALLFSFLPGAATVGASTKMGYFSVLFNTNSIPANFEKQVKDLGGEVVYAVPEIGFVQVKASASSFSSLKGLPGVSMANPSISWTLPEDQRIDETSYSIDQSPGQKKQNGKKVTSSSVNPANAALWNLQWDIQRITNNGASYELGTGSHDVVVGIIDTGIDRDHPDLVKNLMPGSENFVPAGGFRGTEPYETGNPNAFDDIHGHGSHVAGSIAGNGAMLGVAPDTGIRSYRVFGLSSAESAWIYDAMIEAANDGVDVISMSLGGFDIIGQAFYVDPETGEKINLGNDVADFKAYKRVVNYVTAKGSLVVVAAGNDGINATNKKEVTDFLNAEYGGDGLYFEGAGFEVPGTVPGVVTVSATGPNDVLALYSNYGPDFIDIAAVGGDYRLYMQYLNEGRFDEYLANRLFEGEFNLSASEAGGYYWSVGTSMATPKVSAVAALLVDKYGKMSPSQLQDLLYKTAVDPVSGDAKWYFGHGHVNAYNALN; this is encoded by the coding sequence ATGAAAAAATTATTTGCCATTGTACTAAGTTTTGCTCTATTATTTTCCTTCTTACCAGGGGCAGCAACGGTAGGAGCAAGTACAAAAATGGGTTACTTTTCAGTGTTATTTAACACAAACAGTATTCCTGCAAATTTTGAAAAGCAAGTGAAAGACTTAGGGGGAGAGGTCGTGTATGCTGTGCCTGAAATTGGCTTTGTACAAGTGAAGGCTTCAGCTTCTTCCTTTTCAAGCTTAAAAGGTCTTCCTGGTGTTAGCATGGCAAACCCTTCTATTTCTTGGACTCTTCCTGAGGATCAAAGAATTGACGAAACTAGTTATTCAATTGATCAATCACCAGGACAAAAGAAGCAGAATGGAAAGAAAGTAACAAGTAGCAGCGTAAACCCTGCTAATGCGGCACTTTGGAATCTTCAATGGGATATCCAGCGCATCACAAATAATGGTGCAAGCTATGAACTAGGCACTGGTTCGCATGATGTTGTTGTGGGTATAATCGATACGGGTATTGACCGTGATCACCCAGATTTAGTAAAGAACCTAATGCCTGGTTCAGAGAATTTTGTACCTGCGGGCGGTTTCCGTGGAACTGAGCCATATGAAACGGGCAATCCCAATGCATTTGATGATATTCATGGTCATGGCAGCCATGTCGCAGGTTCAATCGCTGGAAATGGTGCGATGCTAGGAGTTGCACCTGATACGGGTATCCGTTCGTACCGTGTATTTGGATTAAGTTCTGCAGAATCTGCCTGGATCTACGATGCAATGATCGAAGCTGCAAATGATGGTGTGGACGTAATCTCCATGAGCTTAGGCGGATTCGATATCATTGGTCAAGCTTTCTATGTAGACCCAGAGACGGGAGAGAAAATTAATCTCGGTAATGATGTAGCTGATTTTAAAGCATACAAGCGTGTTGTCAACTACGTAACAGCAAAAGGCTCACTTGTAGTAGTGGCTGCTGGTAACGATGGTATAAATGCTACAAATAAAAAAGAGGTTACTGACTTCTTAAATGCTGAGTATGGTGGCGATGGCCTATACTTTGAAGGTGCTGGGTTTGAAGTGCCAGGAACAGTGCCGGGAGTAGTGACTGTATCAGCTACTGGGCCGAATGATGTATTGGCTTTATATTCAAACTACGGACCTGACTTTATCGATATTGCTGCAGTAGGTGGAGATTACAGACTATATATGCAGTACTTAAACGAAGGCAGATTTGATGAATATTTAGCTAACCGCTTATTTGAAGGTGAATTTAACTTGAGTGCAAGTGAAGCAGGTGGCTATTACTGGTCTGTTGGTACTTCTATGGCAACTCCGAAGGTTTCTGCTGTAGCAGCACTATTAGTTGATAAATATGGAAAAATGTCTCCATCGCAGCTTCAAGACCTACTATACAAGACAGCTGTTGATCCTGTTAGTGGGGATGCTAAATGGTATTTTGGACATGGACACGTGAATGCGTATAATGCATTAAATTAA
- the speD gene encoding adenosylmethionine decarboxylase: MTLTPEQRIQLHEFNNLTKSLSFNMYDICYTKTREEREAYLEYIDEQYNADRLTHILKHVSDIIGAHVLNVAKQDFVPQGASVTLLVSEGPVVEVPTEHFEESPGPLPESVVISLDKSHITVHTYPEYHPNEGISTFRADIDVSTCGEISPLKALNYMIHSFDTDIMTIDYRVRGFTRDISGKKLFIDHEINSIQNYIPDEIKSQYDMIDVNIYQEHIFHTKCKLKEFDLNNYLFGYTKDKLGPLEQDEITSKLQLEMDEIFYGKNMSFDI; the protein is encoded by the coding sequence ATGACTTTAACACCCGAGCAGCGGATTCAGCTTCATGAATTTAATAATCTGACGAAATCTTTAAGCTTTAATATGTACGACATATGCTACACGAAAACAAGGGAAGAACGTGAAGCCTATCTCGAATACATCGACGAGCAGTACAATGCTGACAGGCTCACTCATATATTAAAACATGTGTCCGATATCATTGGGGCGCATGTATTAAACGTCGCCAAACAAGACTTTGTCCCTCAAGGTGCAAGTGTTACTTTATTAGTGTCAGAAGGACCGGTTGTAGAAGTTCCTACTGAGCACTTCGAAGAGTCCCCAGGACCTCTTCCAGAATCAGTCGTTATCTCGCTCGATAAAAGTCACATCACAGTGCATACCTATCCGGAATATCATCCGAACGAAGGAATCAGTACCTTTCGCGCCGATATTGACGTATCGACCTGTGGAGAAATTTCCCCCCTAAAAGCTCTGAATTACATGATCCATTCATTTGATACAGATATTATGACCATCGATTATCGCGTCAGAGGATTTACAAGAGACATCAGCGGCAAAAAATTATTTATTGATCATGAAATCAACTCAATCCAGAATTACATACCGGATGAAATCAAAAGCCAATATGATATGATTGACGTGAATATTTATCAGGAGCACATTTTCCATACAAAATGTAAGCTTAAGGAATTTGACCTGAACAATTACTTATTTGGCTACACGAAGGATAAACTAGGTCCTTTAGAACAAGATGAAATCACTTCAAAGTTACAATTAGAAATGGATGAGATTTTTTACGGGAAAAATATGAGTTTTGACATTTAA